Proteins encoded within one genomic window of Amycolatopsis nigrescens CSC17Ta-90:
- a CDS encoding YgfZ/GcvT domain-containing protein: MPEESPLLGLPGSISPPEEYPEQGVPWHWGDPFAEQRTATRGVAVVDRSHREVLSVRGEERLSWLHLVISQHVTGLGEGAGTEALVLDTHGRVETHLVLAHENGTVWLDADPGAHATSAFPAGGRQTLLEYFEAMKFWSKVDIADETPERALLTLLGPDTDQILSTLDIKLDTEPYSVTGFDGGFARRMPWPGRSSVDLLVPRAELAAWWQRITEAGARPAGSWAFEALRVESLRPRIGVDTDDRTIPHEVNWIGSAAHVAKGCYRGQETVAKVHNVGRPPRRMVLLHLDGSPEITPETGDPVLLGERTVGRVGTVVRHHELGPVALALLKRSAPVDQELLAGAEDRIVQAAVDPDSVPAEGAAPGREAAQRLRG; the protein is encoded by the coding sequence ATGCCTGAAGAGTCTCCACTGCTCGGTCTGCCCGGTTCGATCTCCCCACCGGAGGAATACCCCGAGCAGGGTGTGCCGTGGCACTGGGGCGACCCGTTCGCCGAGCAGCGCACGGCCACCCGCGGGGTCGCGGTGGTCGACCGTTCGCACCGTGAAGTGCTGTCCGTGCGCGGCGAAGAACGGCTGTCCTGGCTGCACCTGGTGATCTCCCAGCACGTCACCGGACTGGGCGAGGGCGCCGGCACCGAAGCGCTGGTGCTGGACACGCACGGCCGGGTCGAGACGCACCTGGTGCTGGCGCACGAGAACGGCACCGTGTGGCTGGACGCCGACCCCGGCGCGCACGCGACCAGCGCATTTCCGGCCGGCGGCAGGCAGACCCTGCTCGAGTACTTCGAGGCAATGAAGTTCTGGTCCAAAGTAGACATCGCGGACGAGACCCCGGAGCGGGCGCTGCTCACCCTGCTCGGCCCGGACACCGACCAGATTCTGTCTACTTTGGACATCAAGCTGGACACCGAGCCGTACTCGGTGACCGGCTTCGACGGCGGGTTCGCCCGCCGGATGCCGTGGCCAGGCCGGTCCAGCGTGGACCTGCTGGTGCCGCGTGCAGAACTGGCCGCCTGGTGGCAGCGGATCACCGAGGCCGGCGCCCGCCCGGCGGGCAGCTGGGCCTTCGAGGCGCTGCGGGTGGAGTCGCTGCGGCCGCGGATCGGGGTGGACACCGATGATCGCACGATCCCGCACGAGGTGAACTGGATCGGTTCGGCCGCGCACGTGGCGAAGGGGTGCTACCGGGGCCAGGAGACGGTCGCCAAGGTGCACAACGTGGGCCGCCCGCCGCGCCGGATGGTGCTGCTGCACCTGGACGGCTCACCGGAGATCACCCCGGAGACCGGCGACCCGGTGCTGCTCGGCGAGCGGACGGTCGGCCGGGTGGGCACCGTGGTCCGGCACCACGAGCTCGGCCCGGTGGCGCTGGCCCTGCTCAAACGCTCCGCCCCGGTGGACCAGGAACTGCTCGCGGGCGCCGAGGACCGGATCGTGCAGGCGGCGGTCGACCCCGATTCGGTGCCGGCGGAAGGGGCCGCACCAGGCAGGGAGGCCGCGCAACGGCTGCGCGGTTGA
- a CDS encoding aminodeoxychorismate lyase yields MRVLAFLDGTLADPDAAHIRVDDLGLLRGDGIFETILVADGKPRELGPHLDRLARSAAMLDLPKPDLSAFERITRLVIDNWTDAGEIALKLVYTRGVDGDPEAKPTGFALGLPIDPKVIKARAEGVSVVTLDRGFEPTLAEQAPWLLLGAKSLSYAVNMAALREAARRGAADVIFTATDGSVLEGPTSNVVIARGRTLYTPPKNTGILPGTTQAGQYRGAEKAGWTVKVEPLRVADLRSADGVFLSSSVRKITRVHTLDGEPLPDSTEVHAEVAAAYESEYA; encoded by the coding sequence ATGCGCGTGCTCGCTTTTCTGGACGGAACACTGGCCGATCCCGACGCCGCCCACATCCGGGTGGACGACCTGGGCCTGCTTCGCGGGGACGGGATCTTCGAGACGATCCTGGTCGCGGACGGGAAACCGCGGGAGCTCGGCCCGCACCTGGACCGGCTGGCCCGTTCGGCCGCCATGCTCGACCTGCCGAAGCCGGACCTGTCGGCGTTCGAGCGGATCACCCGGCTGGTGATCGACAACTGGACCGATGCCGGTGAGATCGCGCTCAAGCTCGTCTACACCCGCGGCGTCGATGGCGACCCCGAGGCGAAGCCGACCGGGTTCGCGCTCGGCTTGCCGATCGACCCCAAGGTGATCAAGGCCAGGGCCGAAGGTGTGTCGGTGGTCACCCTCGACCGCGGCTTCGAGCCGACGTTGGCGGAGCAGGCTCCCTGGTTGCTGCTCGGCGCCAAGTCGCTGTCCTACGCGGTGAACATGGCCGCGCTGCGGGAGGCGGCCAGGCGCGGCGCGGCGGACGTGATCTTCACCGCGACCGACGGTTCGGTGCTGGAAGGTCCCACCTCCAACGTGGTCATCGCACGCGGCCGCACGCTCTACACCCCGCCGAAGAACACCGGCATCCTGCCCGGCACCACTCAGGCCGGCCAGTACCGCGGCGCGGAGAAGGCCGGCTGGACGGTCAAGGTCGAACCCCTGCGGGTGGCCGACCTGCGCTCGGCGGACGGGGTGTTCCTGTCCTCCTCGGTACGCAAGATCACCAGGGTGCACACCCTCGACGGCGAGCCGCTGCCCGACTCCACCGAGGTGCACGCCGAGGTCGCCGCCGCCTACGAGTCCGAGTACGCCTGA